Genomic DNA from Desulfuromonas versatilis:
GCAGGCTTTCATCCCTCATTACGAACCGCCCAAGATCCATGGCGACGAGAAGGAGTTCCCCTTCGTCTTCATCGACAACAAGAACCGCCTCAACCGCGAGGCCCGCAGCGCCAACCTGCCAAATTTCCACGAGTTCACCAAGGTCGGCCCGGGTGACGTGAGCCATCAGGACGCGCTCAAGATCAATCCTGCCGACGCCAGAATCCTCGGCCTCAAGGATGGCGATACCGTGAAGGTTATTTCGCCGGTCGCCGAGATGACCGTGACCGTGGCGCTTTGGGAAGGGGTGCGCCCGGGGACGGTGAACAAGAGCTACGGCCAGGGGCACTGGGCCTACGGCAAGGTCGCGGCCGCCGACTATCATGCGGCCAAACCCCGCGGCGGCAACAACAATGAGATCCTGGTCGCCGATTACGACCGGCTGAGCGGTTCCACCGCCCGGCACGCCGTTACCCGGGTCAAGATCGTCAAAGCCTGATCGACTATCAAGGAATGGAGGCGGATATGCCCAAGAAATACGGAATGGTTATCGACCTGCACCAGTGTGTGGGCTGCGGCGCCTGCGCCCTGGCCTGCAAAAACGAGAACAACACGCGCACCCGGGATGAGGGGCAGAGCTACAACTGGGCCGACTTTCTGATGAAGACCGAGGGGAGCTTCCCCAACGTCAAGTCGACCACCATCCCCGTGCTGTGCAACCACTGCACCAACGCCTTCTGCGTGGAGGCCTGCCCGGTCACCCCCAAGGCCATGTTCAAGGCCGACGACAACACCACGCTGCACAACCAGGGGCGCTGCATCGGTTGCCGCCTCTGCCAGGAGGCCTGCCCCTACAGCCAGTTCGAGCTGGCCGAAGGGAGCTTCAAGGGCGAATCATACAGCGTGATCAGCTTCAACTTCCATGGTCGCGAAACCCAACCCATGTGGAGCGACGGGAAAGAACTGATTCCCGGATGCACCGCCTCGGGAGCGGAGTCGGCGCAAAAAGCCGGGGCGACCCCGCCCGCCATGAACCAGTACGAGTCGGGGGATTACCAACCGGTAAGGCGCTCCGGGGTGGTGGAAAAATGCATCTTCTGCCACCACCGCATCACCCACGGTCTGCTGCCGGCCTGTGTCGAGGCCTGTCCGGCCCAGGCGCGACTCTTCGGGGATCTCAACGATCCCGCCAGCGCTCCGGCTCTGACTCTGAAAAAGCACCAGGCCAGCGTGCTTCTGGAGGAGGAGGGGACCGAGCCCAACGTCTTCTACGTTCGCGAATACGGCGTCAAGGGCTGATCGATGACAACCATCCTGGGGCCGGCGCCCGTCGGCCCCAGGAATAACAGAAAATGACTGACTCTATATGGCGAAAATCATGGCACAAACGAACTCCTCCTCCGCTGCTGACCTGGCTCAGGAAGAAATCTGTCGGCTGCTTGCCGCGAGTTTTTATCAGCCTGATGAAATGTTTCGCGAAGAACAGGTTTTCCAGCGCCTGGCCGAGTTGGCTGGAGAAATCGACCCCGACCTGGCGGAAATCTCCCGAGCTCTGGCCGAGGCTTTCGCTGGCGAAGACCTGCAGGACCTTCTGCTCGACTACAGCCGGCTGTTCCTTGGCCCCTTCGAAATCCTGGCCAAACCCTACGGGTCGGTGTGGCTGGAGGGGGATAAGGTACTGATGGGGCAGTCGACTGCGGCGGTCAGAGAATTGTACCGGGAAGGCGGTTTCGACCTGGCGGAGGACTTTCGCGAGGTGCCCGACCACATCGCCGCCGAACTGGAGTTCCTCTATCTGCTCAATTACCAGGTAAACGAAGCGTTGTCCGCCTCGGATCTCGGCGCCCTGGAGCAGATAAAATCCCTGAGGAAACACTTGCTCCAGGAACATCTCGGACGCTGGGTGTCCCCCTTCACGAGCGCCATGGAGCAGGGTGCCCAATCCCGTTTTTATCGCCTGCTGGCAAAACTGACCAAGCACTTTGTCCAGCGGCAGACCACCCTGGCTGCACAAGGCTGAACATGGTTGGCACCACGGCCATAACGCTCCTGACCCCGGAGCACCCCGTTACCCTCGCCAGGGGCCATTGCCTGCGCTATCGTTTCGCGCCGGCCGATTGCCGTTCCTGCGTCGATCATTGTCCCCATCAGGCCCTGAGCCCCACCCCCAGAGGGTTAGAGCTCGACCGGGGAAGCTGCCGCGGGTGCCTGCTCTGCCTGAGCGCCTGCCCGAGCGGGGCGTTGGAGGGTTGCCATCTCAACCTCGCGGAGAAACTGCAGCAACTTTCTCGCCACTCCCGGCCGGTATTGGGCTGCGCCGGCAGCCCCTCCCAGGCGCACGAACGGGTGCCGTGCCTGGGGGCGCTCGCCCATCCCGAGGTGCTGCTGGCAGTGGCGGCCCTCATGCCCCAACCGCTGCAGCTCAACCTGACAGCTTGCGCCCAGTGCCCCAACGCGGCCATCGTTGCGCCCCTGATTGCGGCGCTGAAGAGCCTGGAGCAAATGAAGGGGTTCCCCTATGCCGGACGCCTCGAGCTGATCACCCACGCACCGGACCTTCACTATCAGGCAGCCGGGCTGTCAAGGCGGGAATTTTTCACCCTGTTCCGGAAAAAGTCATCGGCAACCGCGGTCCGCCTCGTCGATCGTCTGGCTGCCAGTTCACCGACGCCGTCCTTTCAGAACAAGCGGCTTCCCCATTTCCGCGCTCTGCTTCTGGCCGCCTGGCCGGAGATCCTCGAAGACTTCCGTCCGCAGGTCAGGGCGGCCTTTTTTCCACGGCTGCAGATCAGTCAAGACTGTCGCGGCTGCACCGGCTGCGTCGGCATCTGTCCCACGGGAGCCTTGACTCCGGCCGATCGAAGCGGGAGCCCGCCCCTGGTACGGCCCGAACTCTGCGGCGCCTGCGGAGCCTGTTCGACCTTCTGCAGGCGACAGGCCATCCAGGTCGCAAAAAGTGCCGCCACGGCTCCCCGATGACGCCGCAGCCTGGCACAGGCGCTTGGCCATAAACCCACTTAATCTTTAAAGAAATCGATAAAGCGATGAAGGCGCAGTGGTAATTTATGCCCTCCGTTATGTCCAATCCGCACAACGGTTTCCGCCCATGGGAGGATGTCAGCGGGGTGATTCTCGCCGGCGGGCGCAGCCGCCGCATGGGGCGCGACAAGGCCTGTCTGGAGATCGATGGGCAGACCCTCTTCAGCCGCACCCGCGAGATGCTGTGCAGCGTTTTCGACCAGGTGCTGATTGGAGGAGATCGCCCCGACCTGGCCACCGCGCAGATCCCCTGCGTTTCCGACATCTATCCCGGCAGCGCACTGGGCGGACTGCACGGTGCGCTCAGCGCCGCCCGCACGCCCTGGATTTTCGCCGTCCCCTGCGATCTGGCCCACCCCGACCCGGAGCTGGTCCGCTTCATCCTGGCCCGAAAGGACGGCTGGGACGTCGTCGTGCCGCGTTCTCCGGCCGGGCTGGAGCCGGTCTTCGCCCTCTATCACAAAAATTGCCTGGGACCGATGGAGCGGATGTTGGCGCGGGGCGACTTCCGGATCTACGATTTTTATCACCAAGTGCATGTCCGCTACCTTGACTCCGAAACCCTCCCCGCGGGCTGGGCACGGGCGCTGCGCAACCTCAACACCCCGGAGGATCTCCGGCGCATGTCCAAGGAGGAACCATGACCCCACCCGTCGTTTCCATCGTCGCCAAGAGCGGCACCGGCAAGACCACCCTGTTGGAGAAACTGATCGCCGAGCTGAAAATGCGCGGCTACCGCGTCGGTGCCGTCAAGCACGATGCCCACAGCTTCAGCATCGATCATGAAGGCAAGGACTCCTGGCGCCTGACCCAGGCCGGCGCCGACACGACCCTGATTACATCCCCGGCCAAGGTCGCCATGGTAAAACAAAATCCCGTCGGACAGGAGCCCAGCCTGGCCGAAACGGTGAACAGCTACTGCGGCGATCTCGACATCGTTCTCACCGAGGGGTTCAAGCGCAGCCGCATGCCGAAGATCGAGGTCCACCGGCTGGAGCGTAGCGCCACCCTGATGTGCCGCGGCGAGGAACATGATCCAACGCTGATCGCCGTCGCTTCCGATCAGCCGCGGCAACTCGACGTGCCGGTTTTCCATATCGACGATGCCGCCGGACTGTGCGACCTGATCGTTGCCCGGTTCCTGTCGTGAAACCGCTGCGGGTGCGCTCCAAGGTCTGGCTGGAGGCCGACGGCGAACCGCTGCTCGGCGACGGGCGCGAACAACTGCTGCGCCTGATCGATGAGCTGGGTTCGATCAACGCCGCCGCCCGGGAAATGGGCCTGACCTACCGGCGGGCCTGGTCCTTTCTGCAGGCCATGGAGGACAAACTGGGCGTGCCCCTGCTGCGCCGGGAAAAGGGGGGCCCCGGAGGGGGTCATTCCGCGCTTACCCCCACAGCCCGGGAGTTGCTGGAGAAATACGATCGCCTGCGCGACGGTCTCAACCTGCTCATCGATCGCAAATTCGCGGACATTTTCGCGCTTCAGGAAGATCCCCCGGCGGCGCCCCGGCCAAAATGATACGAGACATGCGACGAAGGAGCACCTCATGCTGAGCTATGAAGAAGCCCTGGACATTATCCTCCGCACGCTGGCTCCTCTGCCGGCCGAAGACATTGCCCTGCCCGAGGCCCTGGGGCGGGCATTGGCCGAAGCGGTCCCATCCCGCTGGGACATGCCACCGGCCGACAATTCGGCCATGGACGGCTTCGCCTTCGCCGCGGCCGGCCTGGCGCCGCAGGGCAGACTGAAGGTTGCCGGATTATCCCGGGCCGGCGCAGGCTTTCCAGGGCCGGTTTTGCCGGGCGAAGCGGTCAAAATTATGACCGGAGCCCCCCTTCCGGAAGGCTGCGATACGGTGGTGCCCATCGAGGTCGTGGAGGAGGTGGCTGGCGTCATCGAGTTTCGCTCTTCGGTGCCAAATGGCGATCACGTGCGTTATCAGGGGGAGGAGTTTCGCCAGGGCGAAACCCTTCTGGGGGCGGGGACGACCCTGCGCGCCGGGGAGATCGGCCTGCTCGCTTCGGCCGGAGTGGCCCGGGTCAGGGTCCATCGGCAGCCGCGGGTGGCCCTTCTCACCACCGGCGACGAACTGGTCGACATCGGGGTTCGACCCGGCCCCGGACAGATCGTCAATTCCAACCGCTATCTGCTCACCGCCCGGTTGCAGGAGGAGGGGTGCACGGTCTGGCCGCTGGAGATTGCCGGCGACCAGCGCAGCGAGCTGACTGACCGTTTGGCGCAAGGGCTTCAGGCCGATGTGCTGATCACCACCGGCGGTGTTTCGATGGGCGATTACGACCTGGTTCAGAGTTGTCTCAAGGACCTCGGGTTCGAACTTGGATTCTGGAAAGTCGCCATCAAGCCCGGCAAGCCGGTGCTGTTTGGCAGGGTGGGAGACAAACCGGTTTTCGGCCTCCCCGGCAACCCGGCGGCCGCCGCGGCCACCTTTCAACTCTTCGTCCGGCCGGCCCTGCGGCGGCTCTGTGGTTATTGCGACCCCCTGCCCCCCCGCAGCCGGGCGACTCTGACCGCCCCGGTCAGCGGTGGCGGCAACCGCCGGCAGTTTCTCTGGGGTGCGGTCGTTGAAGAGGATGGACGATACCTCTTCACCCCCTCCGGCAAGCAGGGCTCCGGCCAGACCCGCTCCCTGCAAGGGGCCCAGGCGCTTCTGCCCGTCGCCGCCGGAAGCGGCGACCTAGCCGCCGGCCAGGAGGTGGAAATCATGCTGATCTATTTACCGGGCGGTGCGGCCAGTTAGCGATGCCGCAGGAAAGTACCGGTTAAAAATCGACCCGAACGATTCACTTTGAAATCCGCCGCGCTGCCTTCTTACGCAACTCCTTCTGCCCCAGCAACGAATTGGGCCGAATTGGAATAACTGGCGGACTGTTTCAGGCAAAAGCTCCCCCGAATCAAAGGGGGAGCCTTTTGGTTGTCCTCTCCGCTATCTATTTCTGCTCCCGCAGTAACTTCAAAAAATACATCGCCGCATCACCCCGCAAATTCTCAACAAGACCAATCAACCCATCAGTCAGGTACCTGGCGGGAATACCCTTGGAGCGCAGATAGGTCATGGCGATGATCGCCCGATCCTTGTGGGGACAGGCGGTGACGATGATTTTGTCCTTCGGCAGTTCATTCAGGCGGGCAGGCAGTTCGTTAAGCGGGATTTTCAGGGCGAAGCTCGGCCCCCATGCTTCCTGTTCTTCCTTGAAGCGGATATCGACCAACACTGCTTTGCCGTCTTCCAGCAGATCGAGCACTTTCTTGCTGCTGACCTTCATTTCCAGCCGGGCGTCGTAACCATAGTTTTGGATGTAACTTTCCAGCACGGCGTCGCTCGCCAGTGCGGGAGTCCCCAGAAACAGCAGCGTCAGCAAGGCAATCGTAAAGTTTTTCATCCATTTTTCCTTTTGTTTGGAGGTCAGGGTGCCGAATAGATCAGCCAAACCCCTCCTGCCATCACCAGCAGGCCACAAACGCGCTTTATCCAGAGAGTGCCTTGCGAGCGTTCGTTCCAGTTCAGGTACTGCTGGACCTTTTCCGTGAAGGTTCCCGCAAAGACGATCACCGCGCAGTGACCGAAGCCATAGGCCAGCAGCAGGAATGTCGCGTAGAGCAGATTGCTGCCCGCAGCGGCAAAGGCAACGCCGAGAACCGGTCCCATAAAGGCAAAGGTACAGGGGCCGAGGGCCACGCCGAAGACCAGCCCCAAAATCAGCGCCGCCAGCAGCCCCTTGCGCTGCGTGCCGACCTGCCCCAGCCCGGGCCAGGGCATGGGAAAAGCTCCCAGCAAGTGCAGGCCGAAGAGGAAGAAAATTCCCGCCACCAACCAGTTGCCCCATGGGCCAAGGTCGCCGAGCATGCGCCCGGCCAGCGCCGTCAAAAGGCCGATCAGGGCAATGGACATCAGGATGCCAAACGCGAACAAGTTGGCGATGACAAAGGCCCGGCGGGTCGTCATGGTTTCCTGGCCTTCGATGAATCCGACGACCAGCGGAATGCTCGCCAGATGGCAGGGGGACAAAACGATGCTGAGGATGCCCCACCCCGCAGCGGCAGCGAGGGCAACCAGCGGTGCTCCGGACACGGCCTGACTCAGTTGCCCCAACAGGGTTTCGATCATGGTTTGTCCTTCTCGAAGGGATAGCCCAGCTCCCGCCACTTGGCGAGGATCTCTTCGCGGCCATAGAACCCGGTGTGCCGGAACAGTTCCCGCCCGTCGGCCGCATAGAAGATTTGCGTCGGGATCATTTTGACGCCATAGCTGGCCGCCTCCTCCCGCGATTTCCA
This window encodes:
- a CDS encoding 4Fe-4S dicluster domain-containing protein; its protein translation is MPKKYGMVIDLHQCVGCGACALACKNENNTRTRDEGQSYNWADFLMKTEGSFPNVKSTTIPVLCNHCTNAFCVEACPVTPKAMFKADDNTTLHNQGRCIGCRLCQEACPYSQFELAEGSFKGESYSVISFNFHGRETQPMWSDGKELIPGCTASGAESAQKAGATPPAMNQYESGDYQPVRRSGVVEKCIFCHHRITHGLLPACVEACPAQARLFGDLNDPASAPALTLKKHQASVLLEEEGTEPNVFYVREYGVKG
- a CDS encoding TorD/DmsD family molecular chaperone produces the protein MAQTNSSSAADLAQEEICRLLAASFYQPDEMFREEQVFQRLAELAGEIDPDLAEISRALAEAFAGEDLQDLLLDYSRLFLGPFEILAKPYGSVWLEGDKVLMGQSTAAVRELYREGGFDLAEDFREVPDHIAAELEFLYLLNYQVNEALSASDLGALEQIKSLRKHLLQEHLGRWVSPFTSAMEQGAQSRFYRLLAKLTKHFVQRQTTLAAQG
- a CDS encoding 4Fe-4S binding protein; translation: MVGTTAITLLTPEHPVTLARGHCLRYRFAPADCRSCVDHCPHQALSPTPRGLELDRGSCRGCLLCLSACPSGALEGCHLNLAEKLQQLSRHSRPVLGCAGSPSQAHERVPCLGALAHPEVLLAVAALMPQPLQLNLTACAQCPNAAIVAPLIAALKSLEQMKGFPYAGRLELITHAPDLHYQAAGLSRREFFTLFRKKSSATAVRLVDRLAASSPTPSFQNKRLPHFRALLLAAWPEILEDFRPQVRAAFFPRLQISQDCRGCTGCVGICPTGALTPADRSGSPPLVRPELCGACGACSTFCRRQAIQVAKSAATAPR
- the mobA gene encoding molybdenum cofactor guanylyltransferase, which gives rise to MPSVMSNPHNGFRPWEDVSGVILAGGRSRRMGRDKACLEIDGQTLFSRTREMLCSVFDQVLIGGDRPDLATAQIPCVSDIYPGSALGGLHGALSAARTPWIFAVPCDLAHPDPELVRFILARKDGWDVVVPRSPAGLEPVFALYHKNCLGPMERMLARGDFRIYDFYHQVHVRYLDSETLPAGWARALRNLNTPEDLRRMSKEEP
- the mobB gene encoding molybdopterin-guanine dinucleotide biosynthesis protein B, which gives rise to MTPPVVSIVAKSGTGKTTLLEKLIAELKMRGYRVGAVKHDAHSFSIDHEGKDSWRLTQAGADTTLITSPAKVAMVKQNPVGQEPSLAETVNSYCGDLDIVLTEGFKRSRMPKIEVHRLERSATLMCRGEEHDPTLIAVASDQPRQLDVPVFHIDDAAGLCDLIVARFLS
- a CDS encoding winged helix-turn-helix domain-containing protein; translated protein: MKPLRVRSKVWLEADGEPLLGDGREQLLRLIDELGSINAAAREMGLTYRRAWSFLQAMEDKLGVPLLRREKGGPGGGHSALTPTARELLEKYDRLRDGLNLLIDRKFADIFALQEDPPAAPRPK
- a CDS encoding molybdopterin molybdotransferase MoeA; this translates as MLSYEEALDIILRTLAPLPAEDIALPEALGRALAEAVPSRWDMPPADNSAMDGFAFAAAGLAPQGRLKVAGLSRAGAGFPGPVLPGEAVKIMTGAPLPEGCDTVVPIEVVEEVAGVIEFRSSVPNGDHVRYQGEEFRQGETLLGAGTTLRAGEIGLLASAGVARVRVHRQPRVALLTTGDELVDIGVRPGPGQIVNSNRYLLTARLQEEGCTVWPLEIAGDQRSELTDRLAQGLQADVLITTGGVSMGDYDLVQSCLKDLGFELGFWKVAIKPGKPVLFGRVGDKPVFGLPGNPAAAAATFQLFVRPALRRLCGYCDPLPPRSRATLTAPVSGGGNRRQFLWGAVVEEDGRYLFTPSGKQGSGQTRSLQGAQALLPVAAGSGDLAAGQEVEIMLIYLPGGAAS
- a CDS encoding rhodanese-like domain-containing protein; translation: MADLFGTLTSKQKEKWMKNFTIALLTLLFLGTPALASDAVLESYIQNYGYDARLEMKVSSKKVLDLLEDGKAVLVDIRFKEEQEAWGPSFALKIPLNELPARLNELPKDKIIVTACPHKDRAIIAMTYLRSKGIPARYLTDGLIGLVENLRGDAAMYFLKLLREQK
- a CDS encoding cytochrome c biogenesis CcdA family protein, translated to MIETLLGQLSQAVSGAPLVALAAAAGWGILSIVLSPCHLASIPLVVGFIEGQETMTTRRAFVIANLFAFGILMSIALIGLLTALAGRMLGDLGPWGNWLVAGIFFLFGLHLLGAFPMPWPGLGQVGTQRKGLLAALILGLVFGVALGPCTFAFMGPVLGVAFAAAGSNLLYATFLLLAYGFGHCAVIVFAGTFTEKVQQYLNWNERSQGTLWIKRVCGLLVMAGGVWLIYSAP